The sequence CGATTGTTGCAGGCATTTCTTCGCCAGCACGTGCGGTAACTTGCTGTAAAAATGGTTTTGCCAAATCAGGAGATCCTAAACGAACATAACATTCAGCTTGCATCATCAAGATTTCGGCATAACGAATAACCACTAAATCGTGATCACGCTCCCACTGTTCACCTTCTTTCATTTCGTATTTGCCCAAACGAACTCCTTGATTGTCTTTTGCATCCGAAACACTATTTACTTCTTCAGTATAAGTCAATTTTTCACCATTGTCCATAATGATAACTTGTCCTGTAGCTAAGTTGATCTGATCGCCGGCAACCATACATTTTTTTCTTTTGTCGGTATCAGCAAAAGCAGAATAAACTCCGGGCTGTGCACACATTCCGTTTGCGCTCCAAGGATAATCTCCTGTTGCAGAAACTGTCAATTTATGCAAATAGTGGCAAGACATTGAGTTCATATAATTCCCAACAGTTCCTGCTTTTGAATCATAAGGAATTGCGAAAATGATTTCTGGCGACTTTTGATTTTCTGTAGCGAAATTGGCAAAGAAATCTGGTGTCAATGAATAACCGGAAACTTTTTGGCACATATTGATGCAATCTTGCCAACGTGCTTTTCCGATAAAAGCTTCAGAGTTAAGATATAATCTTGCTAATAAGGAATAGGCCACATTTTTTGTCATTTTAGAATACACAATGTTTGAATTCAAATGTGGAATTGCATCTGTCAATTCTTTTTCAACGAAATCATAAACCTGCTTTCTTGTTGAATTTGAAGGCAATGAAGTATCTTCAAAATTGGTTACAATCGGCACATTTCCAAAAGCATCTAAAAGATTATAGTAATAGTAAGCTCTTAATGCTTTTAATTCGGCATAAATTGGAGCTTTTGAAGTATCACTCAAAGACGATTTGTCGATTTGATAAATAATAGAGTTGATTTTAGCAATTCCAGTATAATTATAACGCCAAGCCGAAAGAATCATACGGTTATCTGCTTTCCAAGTATGTTTTTGCGCATCTTGATATTGCCCTCCATCGTACCAGTTTGTTCCTCTGGTAGGAATTGTAGCTTCATCAGAAACGGTTTCATTTAAAAAGAATACATATTCGCAAGTTGGGTAATTGTTTGATATTCCATCAGCGAATCCTCGTAGAGAAGAATAAGCCCCTCCTACCAGTGCATCAACTTCTTTGGAAGTATTTCCAAAATTTCCATCTTCTACTTTATCATACAAATCTTCACTTAAATCTGTACATGATATCGTAAAAAGCATGCTTATTAATATTGCTGCTGTTATTTTGATTTTCATTTGTTCTATTTTTGAGTTAATTCGCTTAGTTGTTAAACGTAAAATTTAATCCAACAGAAATTGTTGTTGGTCTAGGATAGTTGTTGTATCTGTCAATTCCCGGAGCTGCTAAACCTGTTTGATCCATAACACCGTTTCCATTAATTCCGTTTTGCGCATTTAAGCCAATTTCTGGATCAACACCTTTGTAGCCAGTTATTACAAAAAGATTTTCTCCCATTAGATACATTCTAAGTTTCGAACTTTTTAAACCGATTGGCAAAGTGTAACCAAAAGAAAGCGTTTGAAGTCTAAAGAAAGATGCATCTTCAATCCAGTAATCAGAATACTTCGGAGCAGATGTAATGCCACTTCCTAAGAAAGAATCTGGTACATTATAAGATGGCAACCTGTTTGGATCGTTAAGCATCATGTTTGTAGCGTTCAAAGCTTTTTGTCCAAACATTCCATAACCTGAAAATCCAAGGTCAAAATTTCCGTAAGTAAAATTCATCCCAATTCCCAAAGTCAAATCGGGCTGAATATTTCCTAAATCTGTTTTGTCTGCATCAACTAAAGCGCTTTCTGGCACTACAGTTCCTGCTGCATTATAATATTGGATTTTTCCATTTTCGTCAAGTCCTGCATTTCTAAAACCCCAGAAAGTTCCAACTGGGTAACCTTCAGCAATAATTTGTGAATATTGTCCAGACATACCTGCTAAACCGTGCAATGAACCGCTGTAAATCACATCAGTTTTATAGGTTGGATTAGAAAGTTTTTCGATTTTTTGAACGTTGTGCCCAAGTGTCAAATTAGCATCCCAAGAAAATTTTGATGATTTCATGATGTTTGCATTCAAAGTAAGCTCAACTCCTTTGTTTGACATTTCACCAACGTTTGCCAACATTGTTCCAACTAAATATGGTGGTTGAGGCACTTCATAAGTGTACAATAAATCTTTTGTTTGTTTAGAATACCACTCAAATGAACCTGAGATTCTGTTGAAAAGCGTAAAATCAAAACCTACGTTTAATTGCTCAGTAGATTCCCATTTCAAATCCGGATTTGGATTTTGTTGTGGCGAATAAGCCAAACTCCAAGTTCCTGTAACCGGATCGTAGTAACTGTCGTTTCCAACTCCTAAAATAGAAAGCGATTTGTATTCACCAATTCCGTCCTGATTCCCCGTTACACCATAACCTACTCTCAATTTCAAATTGTCAAGCCAGCCTTTTGTAGAACTCATGAAATCCTCGTTTGAAATTTTCCAAGCCACAGAAGCCGATGGGAAAGTTCCCCATTTATTGTTTTCTCCAAAACGGCTTGAACCGTCTCTTCTTACCGTTGCTGTCAACAAATATTTTCCGTCATAAGAATAATTTGCACGAGCATAAAACGAAACCAAGTTTGATTTTCCTTTATACGAATAAACATCTCCCAAACGATATTTGTAACCTGCACCTAAGTTATTATAGCTAAAAGCATCTGTTACGAAACCGCTTCTTTGTGCTCCGAAACCTTCGTAAATATTTTCTAAATAAGAATATCCGCCAAGTGCGCTAATAGTATGTTTGTCGATTACTTTATTATAATTCACATAAAGTTCGCCTTGCGCATTTGTATATTCTGCGTATGTTCTTTGTGCGTAACCACCTTCTGTAGTTCCTTCTAAAACTGCATAACTTGGTTTGTAAGTACCCCCTTTAACTGCATTGTGTTCCAAAGAAATATTGGCTACAGCCAAGAAATCATTCAAAAATTTAACCTCTGTTTTAAAATAACCCAAAAGTCTGTGTCTTTCATTATCAACCGTTCTATTAGTTAAAATTTCAACTGGATTGTAATAAAGATTACCTGCTACAGATGAAAATTCGCCTGTTGGTGTATAAACCGGAATTGTTGGATTTAAGTTATAGGCATTTTCAAAGATTCTGTAATCAATTGGATGCCATTTGTCAATATTTGCAAACAATCCCATATCAAATTTTACATCTTTGTTGTCACCAAGATATTGATATGCCGTAACGTTTCCGCTAAGTCTTTCTAAACCAGAATTTTTAATAACTCCTTCATTATTTAAATATGAAAGTGACGTTCTAAAGCCACTATCTGCTTTACCAGAATTGATTGTTAAAGTATGTGACTGAGAAATCGCTGTTTGCTCAATTGCTTTTTGCCAGTTTGTATTTGCACCGTAATCAACTGCATCATTATTTCCTGTAGTACGAACATAATTTCTCCATTGATTTGCTGACAAAAGATCTAAATTGTCATTTACATAACCAATGCTTGATAAACCGCTATACGTAACCGAAACACCTTTTGTTCCCGATTTTGTAGTAATAATGATAACTCCATTTGCTCCTCTTGAACCATAAATTGCCGTTGCCGAAGCATCTTTTAAAACGTCAACGCTTTTAATATCTGAAGGCTGAACAATGTTGATATCAACACCCGCGATTCCGTCAACAACAATTAAAGGATTGTTGCTAGCCGTTAAAGAAGTTCCTCCACGCAAACGCAATGTAGAACCCGCAGCAGGATCACCCGAAGGACGAATAATGCTTAATCCCGCAACTTTTCCTTGCAAAACCTGCTCTGTTGAAGAAATAGTTCCTTTTAGTAAATCATCAGCTTTTACAGTCGAAATCGCGCCTGTCAAATCTGATTTCTTTTGTGTTCCGTAACCAACAGCTACAACTTGAACTTCGGCCAATTGATAACCGTCGTTTTGCAAGCGAACATCAAGATTTTTTGTTGCCGATGTGATTTGGATTTTCTGATTTGTTGATCCAATAAAAGAAACTTCGATCGAACCTCCTACGGCTACCGTCAAAGTAAATTTCCCGTCAAAATCTGTTGTAGTGGCGTTTTTAGTTCCCACCTCTATTACCGAAGCTCCTGGCAATACAGTGCCTGTATTGTCATACACAGTTCCTGAAATCTGCTTTTTTTCCTGAGCAAACATTCCTGCCGAAAGAAAAAGCATGAAAATCATGAATACTGCAGTTTTAGTAGTCCACATTTGATGCAGGACTATTTTTTTATTTTTACTATTCATATGTCGTTATTTATAGTTTTTTATCGGTCATATGTAATTCGCATATCCATAATTGATTTAATGACCAATTTTTAGGTTATGCTCATTTCATTAGAATTGATGTTTTAATTTGATA comes from Flavobacterium sp. KACC 22761 and encodes:
- a CDS encoding RagB/SusD family nutrient uptake outer membrane protein, with translation MKIKITAAILISMLFTISCTDLSEDLYDKVEDGNFGNTSKEVDALVGGAYSSLRGFADGISNNYPTCEYVFFLNETVSDEATIPTRGTNWYDGGQYQDAQKHTWKADNRMILSAWRYNYTGIAKINSIIYQIDKSSLSDTSKAPIYAELKALRAYYYYNLLDAFGNVPIVTNFEDTSLPSNSTRKQVYDFVEKELTDAIPHLNSNIVYSKMTKNVAYSLLARLYLNSEAFIGKARWQDCINMCQKVSGYSLTPDFFANFATENQKSPEIIFAIPYDSKAGTVGNYMNSMSCHYLHKLTVSATGDYPWSANGMCAQPGVYSAFADTDKRKKCMVAGDQINLATGQVIIMDNGEKLTYTEEVNSVSDAKDNQGVRLGKYEMKEGEQWERDHDLVVIRYAEILMMQAECYVRLGSPDLAKPFLQQVTARAGEEMPATIDLHFIDQELLKEFTFEGRRRTDNIRFGTFFLPWWEKGTTEKYRAIFPIPSTVLTTNKNLVQNPGY
- a CDS encoding TonB-dependent receptor produces the protein MNSKNKKIVLHQMWTTKTAVFMIFMLFLSAGMFAQEKKQISGTVYDNTGTVLPGASVIEVGTKNATTTDFDGKFTLTVAVGGSIEVSFIGSTNQKIQITSATKNLDVRLQNDGYQLAEVQVVAVGYGTQKKSDLTGAISTVKADDLLKGTISSTEQVLQGKVAGLSIIRPSGDPAAGSTLRLRGGTSLTASNNPLIVVDGIAGVDINIVQPSDIKSVDVLKDASATAIYGSRGANGVIIITTKSGTKGVSVTYSGLSSIGYVNDNLDLLSANQWRNYVRTTGNNDAVDYGANTNWQKAIEQTAISQSHTLTINSGKADSGFRTSLSYLNNEGVIKNSGLERLSGNVTAYQYLGDNKDVKFDMGLFANIDKWHPIDYRIFENAYNLNPTIPVYTPTGEFSSVAGNLYYNPVEILTNRTVDNERHRLLGYFKTEVKFLNDFLAVANISLEHNAVKGGTYKPSYAVLEGTTEGGYAQRTYAEYTNAQGELYVNYNKVIDKHTISALGGYSYLENIYEGFGAQRSGFVTDAFSYNNLGAGYKYRLGDVYSYKGKSNLVSFYARANYSYDGKYLLTATVRRDGSSRFGENNKWGTFPSASVAWKISNEDFMSSTKGWLDNLKLRVGYGVTGNQDGIGEYKSLSILGVGNDSYYDPVTGTWSLAYSPQQNPNPDLKWESTEQLNVGFDFTLFNRISGSFEWYSKQTKDLLYTYEVPQPPYLVGTMLANVGEMSNKGVELTLNANIMKSSKFSWDANLTLGHNVQKIEKLSNPTYKTDVIYSGSLHGLAGMSGQYSQIIAEGYPVGTFWGFRNAGLDENGKIQYYNAAGTVVPESALVDADKTDLGNIQPDLTLGIGMNFTYGNFDLGFSGYGMFGQKALNATNMMLNDPNRLPSYNVPDSFLGSGITSAPKYSDYWIEDASFFRLQTLSFGYTLPIGLKSSKLRMYLMGENLFVITGYKGVDPEIGLNAQNGINGNGVMDQTGLAAPGIDRYNNYPRPTTISVGLNFTFNN